The Ziziphus jujuba cultivar Dongzao chromosome 7, ASM3175591v1 genome includes a region encoding these proteins:
- the LOC107435908 gene encoding cytochrome P450 84A1, with protein MDILIQGLQSLPIGTLFFISSLLLFLLGLVFRSRGRKPFPPGPKGLPIIGNMTMMDQLNCRGLAKLAKQYGGIFHLRMGYLHIMVVSSPDVARQVLQVHDNVFSNRPANIATTCLTYDRADVAFANYGPFWRQMRKLCVMKLFSNKRAESWNSVPDLVDSTARTVAASAGTEVNIGGLVYALTRNIVYRAAFGTSVQEKQDEFFKILREFSKLFGAFNIADFIPWLGWIDPQGGVFNRRLAKARQSLDRFIDKIIDDHIEKKAMNNNNGSQSHAHDPQTDIVDDLIANYGEDDEVLEKFQDSKNSIKLTRENVKGIIMDLMFGGTETVGSAIEWTLSELLKSPEDLKKVQKELDDVVGLERRLEEGDLEKLIYLKCVIKETLRLHPPFPFLLHETSEDAEVAGYYVPKKCRIMINVWAMGRDANYWDDAEAFKPSRFLKDVRDLKGNHFEYIPFGSGRRSCPAMKVSLFALELAVGHLLHCFTWELPGGMEAGQLDMNAVFGLSASRATRLVAVPTKRILCPL; from the exons ATGGATATTCTTATACAAGGTCTGCAATCTTTGCCCATAGGTACACTTTTCTTCATTTCCtctttactattatttttgttgggACTAGTTTTCCGGAGTAGAGGAAGGAAACCCTTCCCACCGGGACCAAAAGGTTTGCCGATAATCGGCAACATGACCATGATGGACCAATTAAACTGCCGCGGACTTGCTAAACTCGCTAAGCAATATGGCGGTATCTTTCACCTCCGGATGGGCTACTTGCACATAATGGTTGTTTCATCACCGGACGTGGCTCGTCAAGTCCTTCAGGTGCATGACAACGTTTTCTCAAACCGCCCAGCAAACATAGCCACCACCTGTCTCACCTACGACCGAGCCGATGTGGCTTTCGCTAACTACGGACCCTTCTGGCGCCAGATGCGCAAGCTCTGCGTCATGAAGCTATTCAGCAACAAACGGGCAGAGTCATGGAACTCAGTCCCAGACCTAGTCGACTCGACCGCCCGAACCGTCGCTGCCAGTGCCGGCACAGAAGTGAACATCGGTGGGTTAGTATATGCGCTCACTAGAAATATTGTTTACAGAGCGGCTTTCGGGACAAGTGTTCAGGAAAAGCAGGACGAGTTTTTTAAGATATTGCGGGAGTTCTCCAAGCTCTTCGGAGCATTCAACATCGCCGATTTTATTCCTTGGCTCGGTTGGATCGACCCACAAGGAGGAGTGTTCAATAGAAGACTCGCCAAGGCTCGTCAGTCTCTGGATAGGTTCATCGACAAGATCATCGATGATCATATTGAAAAGAAAGCAATGAACAATAATAACGGGTCTCAATCTCATGCCCACGATCCTCAAACTGATATAGTGGATGATTTAATAGCTAATTATGGTGAAGATGATGAAGTACTAGAGAAATTCCAAGACTCCAAAAACTCCATCAAACTCACGCGAGAGAATGTCAAAGGCATTATCAtg GATTTGATGTTTGGTGGAACAGAGACGGTGGGGTCAGCGATTGAGTGGACATTGTCGGAGCTTTTGAAAAGCCCCGAAGATCTAAAGAAAGTACAAAAAGAGCTGGACGATGTAGTGGGTCTTGAGAGACGACTTGAAGAGGGTGACCTTGAGAAGCTGATTTACTTAAAATGTGTAATCAAAGAGACACTAAGACTTCACCCACCCTTTCCTTTTCTACTGCATGAAACATCCGAGGACGCCGAGGTAGCTGGTTACTACGTTCCGAAGAAGTGTCGCATAATGATCAATGTGTGGGCCATGGGTAGGGACGCCAATTACTGGGACGACGCTGAGGCTTTCAAGCCCTCCAGGTTCCTCAAAGATGTGCGGGACTTGAAAGGGAATCACTTCGAGTACATACCATTCGGGTCGGGTCGGAGGTCATGTCCAGCCATGAAGGTGAGTCTTTTTGCACTGGAATTGGCGGTCGGGCATTTACTCCATTGTTTTACGTGGGAGTTGCCTGGTGGAATGGAAGCCGGTCAACTTGACATGAATGCTGTGTTCGGACTCTCTGCTTCCAGGGCGACTAGGCTTGTTGCCGTACCCACTAAGCGCATCTTATGTCCTCTTTAA